Proteins found in one Bacteroidales bacterium WCE2008 genomic segment:
- a CDS encoding tRNA1Val (adenine37-N6)-methyltransferase, with product METFRFKQFEVINERSAMKVGTDGVILGAAVTLESGDARILDAGTGTGVVALMIAQRSGDGTMITGIDIDPAAAEEAAANFRNSPWAERLAAANLPIQDCEGEFDLIVSNPPYFDESLQNPDPERTLARHTGTMSYRTLLDFAKDHLTADGRLSMILPTDRERDLMRYARMEGFFPFRILRIRTVARKEPMRMVVEFRRGRDHELREEELIIQEKGRYTVQYTDLVKDFYLWA from the coding sequence ATGGAGACCTTCCGGTTCAAGCAGTTTGAAGTCATCAACGAGCGTTCCGCCATGAAAGTCGGGACCGACGGAGTCATTCTCGGCGCCGCCGTGACCCTCGAATCCGGCGATGCTAGGATTTTGGACGCCGGCACCGGCACCGGAGTCGTCGCCCTCATGATCGCACAGCGCAGCGGGGACGGGACCATGATAACGGGCATAGATATCGACCCTGCGGCGGCGGAGGAAGCGGCCGCAAACTTCCGCAACTCCCCGTGGGCGGAAAGGCTCGCCGCGGCCAATCTCCCGATTCAGGACTGCGAAGGAGAGTTCGACCTTATAGTCTCCAACCCGCCGTATTTCGACGAATCCCTCCAGAATCCTGACCCGGAGCGCACCCTGGCCCGTCATACCGGCACCATGTCCTACCGGACTCTGCTGGATTTTGCAAAGGATCATCTGACCGCCGACGGCCGGCTTTCCATGATCCTTCCGACAGACCGGGAGCGCGACCTTATGCGCTACGCCAGGATGGAAGGCTTCTTCCCGTTCCGCATCCTCCGGATCCGGACTGTTGCCCGCAAAGAGCCGATGCGTATGGTCGTGGAATTCCGCAGGGGACGGGACCATGAACTCCGCGAAGAGGAGCTCATAATACAAGAAAAAGGCCGGTATACCGTGCAGTACACCGACCTGGTAAAAGATTTCTATCTCTGGGCTTAA
- a CDS encoding Glycosyltransferase, GT2 family produces the protein MLGVAVLLTVFNRREKTLACLDNCYRQIDGMKAAREYEFTVYLVDDGSTDGTSEAIRENFPQVELIQGDGGLFWNRGMRLAWEKAAEKDYDFYLWLNDDTLMKEGALAALMETSGFLKHKAIIAGTCENSAGELSYGGRTRSNKLIAPDPAIPVPCYMFNGNLVLVPKAVYEVLGSLEPKYQHTFGDYDYGVRAVKAGIPRVVAPGVLASCDRNPGIPKWRDSSYTLKERVRYLMTPKGRPPKEQFLFDSRLNGIFYAMGHGLSLTFKLLFPKRNII, from the coding sequence ATGCTCGGAGTCGCTGTACTGCTTACTGTCTTCAACCGCCGCGAGAAGACTCTCGCGTGCCTGGACAACTGCTATCGCCAGATCGACGGCATGAAAGCCGCCCGGGAATATGAATTCACTGTATATCTGGTCGATGACGGAAGTACCGACGGTACCTCCGAGGCAATACGCGAGAACTTCCCGCAGGTAGAGCTTATCCAGGGTGACGGAGGACTTTTCTGGAACAGGGGAATGAGGCTGGCCTGGGAGAAGGCTGCCGAGAAGGATTATGATTTCTACCTCTGGCTCAATGACGATACTTTGATGAAAGAGGGGGCTCTGGCCGCCCTTATGGAGACATCCGGATTCCTCAAGCATAAGGCCATAATCGCCGGGACCTGCGAGAATTCCGCCGGGGAACTTTCCTACGGAGGCCGCACCAGGTCCAACAAGCTGATCGCGCCCGATCCGGCAATCCCGGTCCCATGCTATATGTTCAATGGGAATCTGGTCCTGGTCCCGAAGGCGGTATACGAGGTGCTCGGCTCGCTTGAGCCGAAGTATCAGCACACTTTCGGAGATTATGATTACGGCGTGCGCGCCGTCAAGGCCGGGATCCCGAGAGTCGTCGCCCCGGGAGTGCTGGCTTCATGTGACCGCAACCCCGGAATCCCTAAATGGAGGGACTCCTCATATACGCTAAAGGAAAGAGTCCGCTATCTCATGACCCCGAAAGGCCGTCCGCCTAAGGAACAGTTCCTTTTCGACAGCCGGCTCAACGGTATCTTCTATGCGATGGGCCACGGGCTTTCGCTTACTTTCAAACTCCTATTTCCAAAACGGAACATTATCTGA
- a CDS encoding transketolase — MATIEEMKKVASQVRRDIIRMVCMAKSGHPGGSLSSTDILTTLYFGVMKQDPATWTREGKGQDMFILSAGHLAPVYYAVLARAGYYPASELATLRQYGSRIQGHPSVEHELPGVSQCSGSLGQGLSVAAGLALGKKMSGEDSYAYVLCGDGETEEGQFWEAAMFAAHHNLDNLIAMTDWNGQQIDGPVDEVSGQGDLEAKWKAFGWNTIVADGHDIEAILNAYNEAKKINKSNGKPCMILFRTEMGHGVDFMAGTHKWHGKAPSEEQCAEAMKQLEETLGDF; from the coding sequence ATGGCTACTATTGAAGAAATGAAGAAAGTCGCCTCTCAGGTAAGGAGGGACATCATCAGGATGGTATGCATGGCGAAGTCCGGTCACCCGGGCGGATCCCTCAGCAGCACCGATATCCTGACAACACTCTATTTCGGCGTCATGAAACAGGATCCTGCAACCTGGACCCGCGAAGGCAAGGGTCAGGATATGTTCATCCTTTCCGCAGGCCACCTCGCCCCGGTCTACTACGCCGTTCTCGCCCGCGCAGGTTACTATCCTGCAAGCGAACTTGCAACACTCAGACAGTATGGTTCCAGAATCCAGGGACACCCTTCTGTAGAGCATGAGCTTCCTGGTGTTTCCCAGTGCTCAGGTTCTCTCGGCCAGGGTCTTTCCGTAGCTGCGGGCCTTGCCCTCGGCAAGAAGATGTCCGGAGAAGACAGCTACGCTTATGTTCTCTGCGGAGACGGCGAGACTGAGGAAGGCCAGTTCTGGGAGGCCGCCATGTTTGCAGCCCACCACAATCTCGACAACCTTATCGCCATGACAGACTGGAACGGTCAGCAGATCGACGGTCCGGTGGACGAGGTTTCCGGTCAGGGAGACCTTGAGGCTAAGTGGAAAGCTTTCGGATGGAACACCATCGTAGCTGACGGTCATGACATCGAGGCCATCCTCAACGCATACAACGAGGCCAAGAAGATCAACAAGAGCAACGGTAAGCCTTGCATGATTCTTTTCCGCACCGAAATGGGTCACGGAGTAGATTTCATGGCAGGAACACATAAGTGGCACGGCAAGGCCCCTTCAGAGGAGCAGTGCGCCGAGGCTATGAAGCAGCTCGAAGAGACATTGGGTGATTTTTAA
- a CDS encoding 1,4-dihydroxy-2-naphthoate prenyltransferase, with protein MGKIDAAVKSMRLRTLPLSLAGVVLGILLAYADYQVDWKTGVLIMLTCVSLQILSNLSNELGDVLHGTDSADRVGPQYGLNSGVLTIRQMKGLVAGAVVACLVFGGWMIHQSFGTLLGLEPVCLMMLGVAAISAAMKYTLGRNPYGYRGLGDIYVFLFFGIVSVLGAYFVAAHTIPSWILLLPAAGIGFLSICVLNVNNMRDMETDAANRRTVALRLGLKGARVYQTVLTVLGCLCLVLYSSLRFFDVWHYMFVPLFAGYAVGLRMVWTRTGRELDKALPLYVIVTFLVAVTMGLGYIVFLF; from the coding sequence ATGGGAAAGATCGACGCTGCCGTGAAGTCCATGCGACTTCGTACTTTACCGCTTTCGCTTGCCGGGGTAGTGCTCGGCATACTGCTCGCCTATGCCGACTATCAGGTCGACTGGAAGACGGGCGTGCTTATAATGCTGACCTGCGTCAGCCTGCAGATTCTTTCGAATCTCAGCAACGAACTCGGGGACGTGCTCCACGGGACCGATTCCGCCGATCGCGTAGGTCCGCAGTACGGACTTAATTCCGGAGTCCTGACGATCCGCCAGATGAAGGGACTGGTCGCCGGCGCGGTAGTCGCATGTCTGGTCTTCGGGGGCTGGATGATCCATCAGTCTTTCGGGACTCTTCTCGGTCTGGAGCCGGTCTGTCTGATGATGCTTGGAGTCGCGGCTATCAGCGCTGCGATGAAATATACTCTCGGCCGTAATCCTTATGGCTATCGCGGGCTGGGGGATATTTATGTATTCCTGTTCTTCGGCATCGTTTCGGTGCTCGGAGCGTATTTCGTGGCTGCGCATACGATCCCGTCGTGGATCCTGCTGCTTCCTGCCGCCGGAATCGGATTCTTGAGTATCTGCGTCTTGAATGTCAATAATATGAGGGACATGGAGACAGATGCCGCCAACCGCAGGACTGTTGCGTTGAGGCTCGGACTGAAGGGCGCCCGTGTCTACCAGACCGTGCTGACCGTGCTGGGCTGTCTCTGTCTGGTGCTTTACAGCAGCCTGAGATTCTTCGACGTATGGCATTATATGTTCGTTCCTCTGTTCGCCGGTTACGCCGTAGGACTCCGAATGGTTTGGACTAGGACAGGAAGGGAACTGGACAAGGCCCTGCCTTTGTATGTGATTGTTACGTTCCTCGTCGCAGTGACGATGGGACTCGGATATATTGTATTCTTGTTCTGA
- a CDS encoding large subunit ribosomal protein L17: MRHNKAINHLGRKSGHRKALLANMASSLILHKRINTTVAKAKALKMYVEPLITKSKDDSTHSRRVVFSYLKDKYAVSELFRTIAPKIADRPGGYLRILHTGFRQGDAAEMALIEFVDFNEAALASAAPKKEEAKKTTRRSRAKKAEAPKAEAAAEAPAAAAEAPKAE, from the coding sequence ATGAGGCACAATAAAGCAATCAATCACCTTGGACGTAAGAGCGGTCACCGCAAGGCCCTTCTCGCCAACATGGCTTCATCACTGATCCTCCACAAGAGAATCAATACTACCGTTGCCAAGGCAAAGGCTCTTAAGATGTATGTCGAGCCGCTTATCACCAAGTCTAAGGATGACTCAACCCACTCACGCCGAGTTGTCTTCAGCTACCTTAAGGACAAGTACGCTGTATCAGAGCTCTTCCGTACTATCGCTCCGAAGATCGCTGACCGTCCAGGTGGATACCTCCGTATCCTCCACACCGGTTTCCGTCAGGGCGATGCTGCAGAGATGGCTCTTATCGAGTTCGTTGATTTCAACGAGGCAGCTCTCGCAAGCGCAGCTCCTAAGAAGGAAGAGGCTAAGAAGACTACCCGTCGTAGCCGTGCAAAGAAGGCTGAGGCTCCTAAGGCTGAGGCTGCAGCAGAGGCTCCGGCAGCTGCAGCAGAGGCTCCAAAAGCAGAGTAG
- a CDS encoding DNA-directed RNA polymerase subunit alpha, with the protein MAILAFQKPDKVIMLESTDTVGRFEFRPLEPGYGQTIGNALRRILLSSLEGFAISAIKITGVDQEFATIPGVIEGMQDIILNLKQVRFKRMVESVDSEVANITISGKQEFTAEDISKGLSSFKVLNPELHICSLEPSVKFEISITITKGRGFVAAEEERDENTPIGTIPVDAIYTPIRKVNWTVENWRVEQKTDYEKLNLEIVTDGSISPNAALQDAANILIYHFKLFTDDKKMTLESTVETDSKELDEESLRMRHLLLTKLSDMGLSVRAYNCLKAADIDTFADLVSYSRAELMKFRNFGRKSLNEIDILVEKMKLSFGMDVRKYNIEPKKKNV; encoded by the coding sequence ATGGCAATCTTAGCATTTCAGAAACCAGACAAGGTAATAATGCTCGAAAGCACCGATACCGTAGGTCGTTTCGAGTTCAGGCCTCTTGAACCTGGATACGGACAGACTATCGGCAACGCCCTTCGCCGCATCCTGTTATCTTCACTGGAAGGCTTTGCCATCAGCGCCATCAAGATCACCGGAGTGGACCAGGAGTTCGCTACGATCCCAGGCGTTATCGAGGGTATGCAGGACATCATTCTCAACCTCAAGCAGGTAAGATTCAAGAGAATGGTAGAGTCTGTTGACTCCGAAGTGGCAAACATTACTATAAGCGGTAAGCAGGAGTTTACCGCAGAGGATATTTCCAAAGGATTGTCTTCTTTCAAGGTGCTGAATCCTGAGCTGCATATCTGCTCACTCGAACCGTCAGTGAAGTTCGAGATCTCCATCACCATCACCAAGGGTCGCGGCTTCGTCGCTGCCGAGGAGGAAAGGGATGAGAACACACCTATCGGAACTATTCCGGTAGATGCTATCTACACTCCTATCCGCAAGGTGAACTGGACTGTCGAGAACTGGCGTGTCGAGCAGAAGACCGACTACGAAAAGCTGAACCTGGAGATTGTAACCGATGGTTCCATCTCTCCTAACGCAGCTCTTCAGGATGCAGCCAACATCCTCATCTACCACTTCAAGTTGTTCACAGACGACAAGAAGATGACCCTCGAGAGCACGGTTGAGACCGACTCTAAGGAACTCGATGAGGAGTCACTCCGCATGAGACATCTCCTTCTCACCAAGCTTTCAGACATGGGCCTTTCTGTAAGGGCTTACAACTGTCTCAAGGCTGCCGATATCGACACATTCGCTGACCTCGTTTCTTACTCAAGGGCAGAGCTCATGAAGTTCCGCAACTTCGGTAGGAAGTCGCTCAACGAGATCGATATCCTCGTCGAGAAGATGAAGCTCTCATTCGGCATGGATGTCAGAAAGTATAATATTGAACCTAAGAAAAAGAACGTATAA
- a CDS encoding GTP-binding protein LepA has translation MKHIRNFCIIAHIDHGKSTLADRLLELTKTLADRDMENQVLDDMDLEKEKGITIKSHAIQMDYTYKGEKYVLNLIDTPGHVDFSYEVSRSIASCEGALLVVDASQGVQAQTISNLYQAIDHGLEIIPVLNKIDMDSAMVEVVTDEVCDLLGCDPEDVYKVSARTGEGVAPLLDAIIEKIPAPKGDPDAPLQALIFDSVFNSFRGIIAYFKVVNGSIRKGEKVKFFNTGKEYEADEIGVLKMQLKPTDSVSCGDVGYIISGIKAAAEVKVGDTITHVENPCKEAIAGFEEVKPMLFAGMYPVQADRYEDLRSTLEKFQLNDASFVYEPESSLALGFGFRCGFLGLLHLEIVQERLFREFSMDVITTVPNVSYKVYTTRGEVIDVHNPSGLPAPTLIEHIEEPYIRAQIITNTEFYGPVMKLCMDKRGVLTGEHYITSTRVELTYEMPLSEIVFDFYDKLKSISKGYASFDYHVMGYRPARLVKLDILLNGDPADALSSLIHEDHAYDFGRKICLKLKDLIPRQQFDIAIQAAIGAKIIARETVRQVRKDVTAKCYGGDITRKRKLLEKQKEGKKRMRQIGTVQVPQSAFMAVLKLD, from the coding sequence ATGAAACATATACGCAATTTCTGCATAATCGCTCATATCGACCACGGCAAGAGTACTCTTGCCGACCGTCTGCTCGAGCTCACGAAGACTCTTGCCGACCGCGATATGGAAAATCAGGTTCTTGACGACATGGATCTGGAGAAGGAGAAGGGAATCACGATCAAGAGCCACGCGATCCAGATGGACTATACGTACAAGGGCGAAAAATATGTACTCAACCTGATCGATACCCCGGGGCATGTCGACTTCTCTTACGAAGTCTCCCGATCTATCGCTTCCTGCGAAGGAGCGCTGCTCGTCGTAGATGCCTCCCAGGGCGTCCAGGCCCAGACAATCTCGAACCTCTACCAGGCGATCGACCATGGTCTCGAGATCATTCCGGTACTCAATAAGATAGACATGGATTCGGCGATGGTCGAAGTAGTCACCGACGAAGTCTGCGACCTGCTCGGCTGCGATCCGGAGGATGTCTATAAAGTCTCCGCCCGCACCGGCGAAGGAGTGGCTCCGCTGCTGGACGCCATCATCGAGAAGATCCCAGCCCCGAAAGGCGACCCGGACGCTCCTCTGCAGGCCCTTATCTTCGACTCCGTGTTCAACTCCTTCAGGGGTATCATAGCCTACTTCAAGGTAGTCAACGGAAGCATCCGCAAAGGGGAGAAAGTCAAATTCTTCAATACAGGCAAAGAGTATGAGGCCGACGAGATCGGAGTCCTCAAGATGCAGCTCAAGCCTACCGACTCTGTTTCCTGCGGCGATGTAGGCTATATCATCTCCGGAATCAAGGCTGCCGCCGAGGTCAAGGTGGGAGATACCATCACCCATGTCGAAAACCCGTGCAAGGAAGCCATTGCCGGTTTCGAAGAGGTCAAGCCGATGCTCTTCGCCGGCATGTACCCTGTCCAGGCCGACCGTTACGAAGACCTCCGTTCGACCCTCGAGAAATTCCAGCTCAACGACGCCTCGTTCGTCTATGAGCCTGAGTCGTCTCTGGCCCTGGGCTTCGGATTCCGCTGCGGCTTCCTCGGACTTCTGCACCTGGAAATCGTGCAGGAGAGGCTCTTCAGGGAGTTCTCCATGGACGTCATAACGACAGTCCCTAACGTTTCCTACAAAGTCTATACGACCAGGGGAGAGGTCATCGACGTACATAACCCTTCGGGCCTTCCGGCGCCGACTCTCATCGAGCATATCGAAGAGCCATATATCCGCGCCCAGATAATCACCAACACCGAATTCTACGGTCCGGTAATGAAACTCTGCATGGACAAGCGCGGAGTCCTCACCGGAGAACATTATATCACCTCTACCCGTGTCGAGCTGACTTACGAGATGCCTCTGTCGGAGATAGTGTTCGACTTCTACGACAAGCTCAAGTCCATCTCCAAAGGCTATGCTTCCTTCGACTACCATGTCATGGGATACCGGCCGGCCAGACTCGTCAAGCTTGACATCCTGCTCAACGGCGATCCTGCCGACGCCCTGTCGTCGCTCATCCATGAGGACCATGCCTATGACTTCGGCCGCAAGATCTGCCTCAAGCTCAAGGATCTTATCCCGAGACAGCAGTTCGACATCGCCATCCAGGCCGCCATCGGCGCCAAGATCATCGCCCGCGAGACCGTCCGCCAGGTCCGCAAGGATGTTACCGCGAAGTGCTACGGAGGCGATATAACCCGTAAGCGCAAACTGCTCGAGAAGCAGAAGGAAGGAAAGAAGAGAATGCGCCAGATCGGTACCGTCCAGGTGCCTCAGAGCGCGTTCATGGCTGTACTTAAACTGGATTAG
- a CDS encoding SSU ribosomal protein S11P, whose translation MAKKTTTAKKRVVKVEAVGEAHISSTFNNVIVSLTNTVGQVISWSSAGKCGFRGSKKNTPYAAQMAAEDASKTAFDAGLRKVKCYVKGPGAGRESAIRTINNAGIEVTEIIDVTPMPHNGCRPKGRRKV comes from the coding sequence ATGGCAAAGAAAACAACAACAGCAAAAAAGAGAGTCGTTAAGGTTGAAGCCGTTGGTGAAGCACATATTTCATCAACATTCAACAACGTTATCGTATCCCTCACCAACACTGTGGGCCAGGTTATCAGCTGGTCTTCAGCAGGAAAGTGCGGTTTCAGAGGTTCTAAGAAGAACACTCCATATGCTGCCCAGATGGCTGCAGAGGATGCTTCCAAGACCGCTTTTGACGCAGGTCTCCGCAAGGTGAAGTGCTATGTGAAGGGCCCTGGCGCAGGACGTGAGTCCGCTATCAGGACTATCAATAATGCGGGTATCGAGGTTACCGAGATCATTGACGTGACCCCAATGCCACACAACGGATGCCGTCCAAAAGGCCGTCGTAAAGTTTAA
- a CDS encoding lipoprotein-releasing system ATP-binding protein — MIIQAKGIEKSFGNLKVLKGIDFEVKKSEVVSIMGASGAGKSTLLQILGTLSTPDAGSLVIDNTNVLSLGSRALSEFRNRRIGFVFQFHHLLPEFNSLENVMIPGFIAGRQDREVRAEAKRLLETLGLAERMDHKPSELSGGEQQRVAIARALINSPAVLFADEPSGNLDSATKADLHKLFFELRDRTGQTIVIVTHDPELAAMCDRTVHMRDGLFE, encoded by the coding sequence ATGATAATCCAGGCAAAGGGAATAGAAAAAAGTTTCGGGAACCTTAAAGTCCTCAAGGGAATAGACTTCGAAGTGAAGAAATCCGAAGTCGTATCCATCATGGGTGCCAGCGGAGCCGGCAAATCGACCCTCCTCCAGATACTCGGTACCCTTTCCACCCCTGACGCCGGCAGCCTCGTCATCGATAATACCAACGTCCTCAGCCTCGGATCCCGCGCACTCTCCGAATTCCGCAACAGAAGAATTGGCTTTGTCTTCCAGTTCCACCACCTTCTTCCGGAATTCAATTCCCTTGAAAACGTAATGATCCCCGGGTTCATCGCCGGCCGCCAGGACCGCGAAGTCCGTGCCGAGGCCAAGCGCCTTCTCGAGACCCTCGGGCTTGCAGAAAGGATGGATCATAAGCCATCGGAACTCTCAGGCGGTGAGCAGCAGCGCGTCGCAATCGCCAGAGCCCTGATCAACAGCCCGGCAGTCCTCTTTGCCGACGAACCTTCCGGCAACCTCGACAGCGCCACCAAGGCCGACCTGCACAAGCTCTTCTTCGAGCTCCGCGACCGTACGGGCCAGACGATAGTCATAGTCACCCATGATCCAGAGCTCGCCGCGATGTGCGACCGCACGGTCCATATGCGCGACGGACTTTTCGAATAG
- a CDS encoding SSU ribosomal protein S13P, with product MARIAGVDLPNNKRGEIGLTYIFGIGRSSARKILDKCGIDYDTKVSEWDDDQIAKIRTEINEEYKIEGELRSTVQMNIKRLMDIGCYRGIRHRVGLPVRGQSTKNNARTRKGKKKTVANKKKATK from the coding sequence ATGGCAAGAATAGCCGGTGTTGATTTACCAAACAACAAAAGGGGAGAGATAGGTCTTACCTATATCTTCGGAATCGGCCGCTCATCCGCAAGGAAGATCCTTGACAAGTGCGGAATCGATTACGACACTAAGGTCAGCGAGTGGGACGATGACCAGATCGCCAAGATCCGTACCGAGATCAACGAAGAGTACAAGATCGAAGGTGAGCTCCGTTCTACTGTCCAGATGAACATCAAGCGTCTCATGGACATCGGTTGCTACAGAGGCATCCGTCACCGTGTAGGCCTTCCTGTACGCGGACAGAGCACCAAGAACAATGCCCGTACACGTAAGGGTAAGAAGAAGACTGTTGCAAACAAGAAGAAAGCAACTAAATAA
- a CDS encoding transketolase: MKKYIDTGKKDTRSGFGVGLLEAGKADPRVVALTADLKGSLKMDAFAAEFPERFVQCGIAEANMVGVAAGLAITGKVPFAGSFAEFITGRVYDQIRQEVAYGHTNVKLASSHAGITLGEDGATHQTMEDIALMRALPGMVVINPCDFNQTKNATIAAAKYNGPVYLRFGRPSVPNFTPEDEEFEIGKAYVMNEGKDVTIIATGHLVWEALQAAEALEAEGICAEVINVATIKPLDEATIVTSALKTKGVVVAEEHNSAGGLGELVAGVLARRAPTPMEMVNGGDRFGQSGTPKELMAAYGLDAEHIAKAAKKVMNR, translated from the coding sequence ATGAAGAAATATATCGACACAGGTAAGAAAGATACCCGCAGCGGATTCGGTGTAGGCCTCCTCGAGGCAGGTAAGGCAGATCCGAGAGTCGTTGCACTTACAGCCGACCTCAAAGGCTCTCTCAAGATGGATGCTTTCGCAGCAGAGTTCCCTGAGAGATTCGTCCAGTGCGGCATCGCCGAGGCCAACATGGTAGGCGTCGCAGCAGGTCTCGCCATCACCGGCAAGGTTCCTTTCGCAGGTTCATTCGCAGAGTTCATCACAGGCCGAGTATATGACCAGATCCGCCAGGAGGTCGCTTATGGCCATACCAATGTCAAGCTTGCTTCGTCCCACGCCGGTATCACTCTCGGCGAGGACGGCGCTACGCACCAGACAATGGAGGATATCGCTCTCATGCGCGCTCTTCCGGGCATGGTAGTGATCAACCCTTGCGACTTCAACCAGACCAAGAACGCTACTATCGCAGCAGCAAAATACAACGGCCCTGTTTACCTCCGTTTCGGCCGTCCTTCAGTTCCGAACTTCACTCCGGAGGATGAAGAGTTCGAGATCGGCAAGGCTTACGTAATGAACGAGGGTAAGGATGTCACCATCATCGCTACGGGCCACCTTGTATGGGAGGCTCTCCAGGCTGCCGAAGCCCTCGAGGCTGAAGGCATCTGCGCCGAGGTCATCAATGTCGCTACAATCAAGCCTCTCGACGAGGCAACGATCGTGACTTCAGCTCTGAAGACCAAGGGCGTCGTAGTTGCCGAGGAGCACAACAGCGCAGGCGGACTCGGAGAACTCGTTGCCGGCGTCCTCGCACGCAGGGCACCTACTCCTATGGAGATGGTCAACGGTGGAGACCGTTTCGGTCAGTCAGGTACTCCTAAGGAACTGATGGCTGCCTACGGACTCGATGCCGAGCACATCGCTAAGGCCGCCAAGAAAGTAATGAACCGATAA
- a CDS encoding SSU ribosomal protein S4P: protein MARYTGPSTKIARKFGEPIYGADKYLEKRNYPPGQHGAARKRARKSTEYGSQLREKQKVKYMYGVLERQFRNTYEKASRLPGQPGENLLFLLESRLDNLVYRFGIAPTRAAARQLVLHRHITLNGAVCNIPSAQVKPGDVIAVRERSKSLEVITNSVAAATKFSWIEFDAKTLTGKYLNVPAREDIPENINEQLIVDLYSK, encoded by the coding sequence ATGGCAAGATATACTGGACCAAGTACCAAGATCGCCCGCAAATTCGGCGAACCTATCTATGGAGCTGATAAATACCTTGAAAAAAGGAATTATCCTCCTGGACAGCATGGCGCCGCACGCAAGCGTGCAAGAAAGTCTACCGAATACGGTAGCCAGCTTAGAGAAAAGCAGAAAGTAAAATACATGTATGGTGTTCTCGAGCGTCAGTTCCGCAACACATACGAGAAAGCATCACGTCTTCCTGGCCAGCCGGGTGAGAACCTTCTCTTCCTCCTCGAGTCAAGACTTGACAACCTCGTATACCGTTTCGGTATCGCTCCTACAAGGGCAGCTGCACGTCAGCTCGTTCTTCACCGCCATATCACTCTTAACGGTGCAGTCTGCAACATTCCTTCTGCACAGGTTAAGCCAGGTGACGTAATCGCTGTCAGAGAGAGATCAAAGAGCCTCGAAGTTATCACGAACAGCGTTGCAGCAGCAACCAAGTTCTCATGGATCGAGTTCGATGCTAAGACTCTCACTGGCAAGTACCTCAATGTTCCTGCAAGGGAAGACATTCCTGAGAACATCAACGAGCAGCTGATCGTCGACCTTTACTCCAAGTAA
- a CDS encoding large subunit ribosomal protein L36, whose translation MKVKTSIKKRSEDCKIVRRKGHLYVICKKNPKFKMRQG comes from the coding sequence ATGAAAGTTAAGACATCCATCAAAAAGCGCAGCGAGGATTGCAAGATCGTTCGTCGTAAAGGTCATCTTTACGTGATCTGCAAGAAGAACCCTAAGTTCAAGATGCGCCAAGGATAA
- a CDS encoding RNA polymerase sigma-70 factor, ECF subfamily, with amino-acid sequence MSDKEIISLWNSGQHERAFNEIVSGYSERLYWHVRRFTCCHEDTDDLLQEIFVKIWAALPSFRGEAQLFTWIYRIATNETLNFLRRQKLRSLLSSGSLTAELERLVDDDPYFNGDEAQRLLLKAVQKLPTKQRLVFTMRYFEDLKYEDISEIMDTSVSSLKASYHFAYEKMKAILKENF; translated from the coding sequence ATGTCCGACAAGGAGATTATCAGTCTCTGGAACAGCGGTCAGCACGAAAGAGCCTTCAACGAGATAGTCTCGGGCTATAGCGAAAGACTCTACTGGCACGTCCGCAGGTTTACCTGCTGCCACGAAGACACCGATGATCTTCTTCAGGAAATATTCGTAAAGATATGGGCTGCACTTCCATCCTTCAGGGGGGAAGCGCAGCTTTTTACGTGGATATACCGCATAGCGACTAACGAGACGCTGAATTTCCTCCGGCGCCAGAAACTCCGCAGCCTGCTTTCTTCAGGGAGCCTTACCGCGGAACTGGAAAGACTGGTGGATGACGACCCGTATTTCAACGGGGACGAAGCGCAGCGCCTGCTGCTGAAAGCAGTCCAGAAGCTTCCTACAAAGCAGCGTCTGGTATTTACAATGCGTTATTTCGAGGATCTCAAATATGAGGATATCTCCGAAATAATGGATACGTCTGTAAGTTCGCTCAAAGCGTCCTACCACTTCGCCTATGAAAAGATGAAGGCGATTCTGAAAGAAAATTTTTAA